In a single window of the Acipenser ruthenus chromosome 20, fAciRut3.2 maternal haplotype, whole genome shotgun sequence genome:
- the LOC117425109 gene encoding Iroquois homeobox protein 6a-like isoform X1: MYRLCVTFITLLFFVLPLSLLIITVFKIIFMQFFVSANPSTTCYDSASRSVPDGSSGTAQAAAAFCCPSYENRLLASTRTELNAALGMYGSPYAAASQNYANYFPYSTDPSTLYSTLNPQYDIKDGAGSLHSGIAQSAAYYPYDHSLGQYQYDRYGTIDFNGSARRKNATRETTSTLKTWLYEHKKNPYPTKGEKIMLAIITKMTLTQVSTWFANARRRLKKENKMTWSPKNKPGDERKDDLEKGDRDDCDLESLDKDSKECKESDSRLSDLDDTEDEECSKLDSDCEKTPHQGQSLQRDMTAELQKTDCNLIITRNHVHAFSCSKNGTSMESGVLENAITKQSTIAPTTGVVPHHYETSDKPRIWSLARTAVTGVILGTHNSEERIVNADCQLQESHSMVSAAQCSELKVQQEARSRSTKGHALEDFRQSNKVYRTSIFNQKSLQLHCSSFPVLSDTCQYSSGMGGFSRNVISEQGPTELNEECLIQQEDKITAFMPVLKR; the protein is encoded by the exons ATGTATCGCCTCTGTGTAACATTTATAacgttattattttttgttctccCTCTATCTCTATTAATCATAACCGTGTTTAAAATTATCTTCATGCAGTTTTTTGTGTCTGCAAACCCCAGCACGACTTGCTATGATTCAGCCTCCAGATCGGTGCCCGATGGCTCTTCTGGTACAGCCCAAGCTGCAGCCGCTTTTTGTTGTCCGTCTTATGAGAACAGATTGCTGGCTAGCACTCGAACTGAGctcaacgcagctctgggcatgtACGGCTCTCCCTATGCAGCAGCCAGCCAGAACTATGCCAACTATTTCCCCTACAGCACAGACCCGTCCACCCTCTATTCAACACTG AACCCTCAGTACGACATTAAGGATGGTGCTGGAAGTTTGCACTCGGGAATTGCGCAATCTGCTGCCTATTACCCCTACGACCACTCCCTGGGGCAGTACCAGTACGACAG ATATGGCACCATTGATTTTAATGGTTCAGCCAGGCGCAAAAACGCCACTCGGGAAACCACTAGCACACTCAAAACGTGGCTGTACGAGCACAAGAAAAACCCTTACCCCACCAAAGGGGAGAAGATCATGCTGGCCATCATCACCAAAATGACTCTGACCCAAGTGTCCACCTGGTTCGCCAACGCCAGGAGGAGgctgaaaaaggaaaacaaaatgacCTGGTCCCCAAAGAACAAACCTGGAGACGAGAGGAAAGATGACCTTGAAAAGGGAGACAGGGATGACTGTGACCTGGAAAGCCTAGATAAAG ATTCGAAAGAATGTAAAGAGAGTGATTCGAGGCTGAGCGATCTGGATGACACAGAGGATGAGGAATGTTCAAAGCTGGACAGCGACTGTGAGAAAACACCTCACCAAGGCCAGAGCCTCCAGCGAGACATGACGGCGGAGCTACAGAAAACGGACTGCAACTTGATTATTACGCGCAATCATGTTCACGCGTTTTCATGCAGTAAGAACGGGACGTCGATGGAGTCGGGTGTCTTAGAAAACGCAATAACTAAACAGTCAACCATAGCACCAACCACTGGCGTTGTCCCTCATCATTATGAAACATCAGACAAACCCAGAATTTGGTCTTTAGCGCGTACTGCAGTCACCGGTGTTATTTTGGGAACTCATAACAGTGAAGAAAGGATTGTAAATGCAGACTGCCAGCTCCAAGAAAGCCATTCTATGGTTAGTGCCGCACAGTGTAGCGAACTAAAGGTCCAGCAAGAAGCGAGGAGCCGGTCTACCAAAGGGCATGCTTTGGAGGACTTCCGACAGTCTAACAAGGTTTATAGAACTTCCATTTTTAACCAGAAGTCTCTCCAGTTGCATTGTTCTTCGTTTCCTGTGTTGTCCGATACGTGCCAATATTCGTCAGGAATGGGAG GTTTTTCAAGAAATGTGATATCTGAGCAAGGACCCACAGAACTCAATGAAGAGTGCTTAATACAACAGGAGGACAAAATAACTGCATTCATGCCCGTGCTGAAGAGATGA
- the LOC117425109 gene encoding Iroquois homeobox protein 6a-like isoform X2 has protein sequence MLTKGAAMSFSQFGYPYNSTSQFFVSANPSTTCYDSASRSVPDGSSGTAQAAAAFCCPSYENRLLASTRTELNAALGMYGSPYAAASQNYANYFPYSTDPSTLYSTLNPQYDIKDGAGSLHSGIAQSAAYYPYDHSLGQYQYDRYGTIDFNGSARRKNATRETTSTLKTWLYEHKKNPYPTKGEKIMLAIITKMTLTQVSTWFANARRRLKKENKMTWSPKNKPGDERKDDLEKGDRDDCDLESLDKDSKECKESDSRLSDLDDTEDEECSKLDSDCEKTPHQGQSLQRDMTAELQKTDCNLIITRNHVHAFSCSKNGTSMESGVLENAITKQSTIAPTTGVVPHHYETSDKPRIWSLARTAVTGVILGTHNSEERIVNADCQLQESHSMVSAAQCSELKVQQEARSRSTKGHALEDFRQSNKVYRTSIFNQKSLQLHCSSFPVLSDTCQYSSGMGGFSRNVISEQGPTELNEECLIQQEDKITAFMPVLKR, from the exons atgTTAACAAAAGGAGCAGCAATGTCCTTCTCTCAGTTTGGATATCCTTACAACAGCACTTCGCAG TTTTTTGTGTCTGCAAACCCCAGCACGACTTGCTATGATTCAGCCTCCAGATCGGTGCCCGATGGCTCTTCTGGTACAGCCCAAGCTGCAGCCGCTTTTTGTTGTCCGTCTTATGAGAACAGATTGCTGGCTAGCACTCGAACTGAGctcaacgcagctctgggcatgtACGGCTCTCCCTATGCAGCAGCCAGCCAGAACTATGCCAACTATTTCCCCTACAGCACAGACCCGTCCACCCTCTATTCAACACTG AACCCTCAGTACGACATTAAGGATGGTGCTGGAAGTTTGCACTCGGGAATTGCGCAATCTGCTGCCTATTACCCCTACGACCACTCCCTGGGGCAGTACCAGTACGACAG ATATGGCACCATTGATTTTAATGGTTCAGCCAGGCGCAAAAACGCCACTCGGGAAACCACTAGCACACTCAAAACGTGGCTGTACGAGCACAAGAAAAACCCTTACCCCACCAAAGGGGAGAAGATCATGCTGGCCATCATCACCAAAATGACTCTGACCCAAGTGTCCACCTGGTTCGCCAACGCCAGGAGGAGgctgaaaaaggaaaacaaaatgacCTGGTCCCCAAAGAACAAACCTGGAGACGAGAGGAAAGATGACCTTGAAAAGGGAGACAGGGATGACTGTGACCTGGAAAGCCTAGATAAAG ATTCGAAAGAATGTAAAGAGAGTGATTCGAGGCTGAGCGATCTGGATGACACAGAGGATGAGGAATGTTCAAAGCTGGACAGCGACTGTGAGAAAACACCTCACCAAGGCCAGAGCCTCCAGCGAGACATGACGGCGGAGCTACAGAAAACGGACTGCAACTTGATTATTACGCGCAATCATGTTCACGCGTTTTCATGCAGTAAGAACGGGACGTCGATGGAGTCGGGTGTCTTAGAAAACGCAATAACTAAACAGTCAACCATAGCACCAACCACTGGCGTTGTCCCTCATCATTATGAAACATCAGACAAACCCAGAATTTGGTCTTTAGCGCGTACTGCAGTCACCGGTGTTATTTTGGGAACTCATAACAGTGAAGAAAGGATTGTAAATGCAGACTGCCAGCTCCAAGAAAGCCATTCTATGGTTAGTGCCGCACAGTGTAGCGAACTAAAGGTCCAGCAAGAAGCGAGGAGCCGGTCTACCAAAGGGCATGCTTTGGAGGACTTCCGACAGTCTAACAAGGTTTATAGAACTTCCATTTTTAACCAGAAGTCTCTCCAGTTGCATTGTTCTTCGTTTCCTGTGTTGTCCGATACGTGCCAATATTCGTCAGGAATGGGAG GTTTTTCAAGAAATGTGATATCTGAGCAAGGACCCACAGAACTCAATGAAGAGTGCTTAATACAACAGGAGGACAAAATAACTGCATTCATGCCCGTGCTGAAGAGATGA